Proteins from a single region of Companilactobacillus farciminis KCTC 3681 = DSM 20184:
- a CDS encoding polysaccharide pyruvyl transferase family protein, which produces MKVAISTINDYENYGNRLQNYALQEVITSLGNDVITIKNYSGLPEKNFLKKTVMSILGENSNLTFFLKRFFSLFSYKKKLNVERAIKFRKFTSKNIKESKFIINKDTANFDFDKKIDCYVVGSDQVWNYFFPRFSSLDFIEYSQKPKISYAASFGVKCIPQKLHSFYKAGLSNIDYISVREHSGKKIVSKLTDKSSKVVLDPTLLLSKNQWMRVSSNKKYTEKYVVVYFLGDISDDNMKYIKRFSKEKGYEIKKLLSYDDEKLWKSGPSEFISLFSGSEAVFTDSFHAVAFSIIFNKYFEVFERNFKGPSMNSRIDTLLGDLDLADRWHSKCEKGKPIDYYKTMKLLDIRKRESMSFLKDSLKRVEVNING; this is translated from the coding sequence ATGAAAGTAGCTATTAGTACGATTAATGATTATGAGAATTATGGTAATAGACTTCAAAATTACGCTTTACAAGAAGTTATAACATCACTCGGAAATGATGTTATAACAATTAAAAATTATTCAGGCTTACCTGAAAAAAACTTTCTAAAGAAGACAGTAATGTCTATTCTAGGAGAAAATTCAAATTTGACTTTCTTTTTAAAACGATTTTTTTCATTATTTTCTTACAAGAAGAAATTAAATGTAGAAAGGGCAATAAAATTCCGGAAATTCACGTCTAAAAATATAAAAGAGTCCAAATTTATTATCAATAAGGACACGGCTAACTTTGATTTCGATAAAAAAATTGATTGTTATGTAGTAGGAAGTGATCAAGTCTGGAACTATTTTTTTCCCAGATTTTCATCATTGGATTTTATTGAGTATTCCCAAAAGCCTAAAATAAGTTATGCAGCATCGTTTGGAGTCAAATGTATTCCTCAAAAATTACACTCATTTTATAAAGCAGGTTTAAGTAATATAGATTATATATCTGTTCGGGAACATTCCGGTAAAAAAATAGTTTCAAAATTGACTGATAAGAGTTCGAAAGTTGTATTAGATCCTACCTTATTGTTATCAAAAAATCAGTGGATGAGGGTATCAAGTAATAAAAAATATACTGAAAAATATGTCGTGGTGTATTTTTTGGGGGATATTTCTGATGATAATATGAAGTATATTAAGAGATTTTCGAAAGAAAAAGGTTATGAAATAAAGAAATTATTATCTTATGATGATGAAAAGTTATGGAAATCTGGGCCGTCAGAGTTTATCAGTTTATTTAGTGGATCTGAGGCGGTATTTACGGACTCTTTTCATGCTGTGGCGTTTTCTATCATTTTTAATAAGTACTTTGAAGTGTTCGAACGAAATTTTAAGGGACCGTCCATGAATTCTAGAATTGATACTTTATTAGGAGATTTAGATTTGGCAGATAGATGGCACTCAAAATGTGAAAAAGGTAAGCCGATAGATTATTATAAAACAATGAAATTATTAGACATACGTAAAAGGGAATCTATGTCATTTTTAAAAGATTCATTGAAAAGAGTAGAAGTGAATATCAATGGGTAA
- a CDS encoding lipopolysaccharide biosynthesis protein produces the protein MGNQRKLGAVLSYLNIIAKNLVTFLYTPFLLRFVGQANYGLFQMTNSVMVSLSLLSMGFSSAYVKFYITYKVEENYRQLRKLNALYLILFGCISVIALIIGTILVLNTGAIFGRSLSASEIQLTKYLMAIMVLDVAITFISSVFDSNITVNEQFIFQQSRQLMQTFLVPMICIPLVFMGVGVLSIEITQISVTTLFLILNINYCIRKLNMHFDFTNIDFSLLKDLGIFSFFIFLNQIVDLVNNNVPNFILGMFQGAKMVATFAIAVQVKNMFFMLSTSLSNVFVPRVNKLVNLEKGTDVLTDLMIKVGRIQMALLFFVLGGFIVVGKFFVQLWAGSENIEAYYLVIIMVLPSIIPLCQNVGIEIQRAMNKHIFRSIVYVIFAVVNIVITIVGSIYFGLIGASMGYVVTILCANGISMNWYYSKKMGLEIKRYWGETSKMLVPFAISTIPLILIQNNVSVNSISRFIVFGLIYSCIYIAIYLKFIMNGAEKRILMGFVKR, from the coding sequence ATGGGTAATCAAAGGAAACTTGGTGCAGTACTATCTTATTTAAATATTATTGCCAAGAATTTGGTTACTTTTCTATATACTCCTTTTCTACTTAGGTTTGTAGGTCAAGCTAATTATGGATTGTTTCAAATGACTAATTCAGTCATGGTTAGCTTGAGCCTTTTATCAATGGGTTTTTCAAGTGCGTATGTAAAGTTTTATATTACATATAAAGTAGAGGAGAACTATAGGCAACTTAGAAAACTTAATGCTTTATATTTAATATTATTTGGCTGTATTAGTGTAATTGCCTTAATTATAGGGACGATACTCGTTTTAAATACTGGAGCTATTTTTGGTAGAAGTTTAAGTGCATCAGAGATACAACTTACTAAATACTTGATGGCCATCATGGTATTAGATGTGGCTATTACGTTCATATCATCTGTATTTGATTCAAATATTACTGTGAACGAGCAATTTATTTTTCAGCAAAGTAGACAATTGATGCAGACGTTTTTAGTTCCTATGATATGTATTCCATTAGTTTTTATGGGAGTAGGTGTTCTTTCGATAGAAATAACTCAAATTTCGGTAACGACGCTATTTTTAATACTAAATATTAATTATTGTATTAGAAAGTTAAACATGCATTTTGATTTTACTAACATTGATTTTTCGTTATTGAAGGATTTAGGGATATTTTCGTTTTTCATATTTTTGAATCAAATCGTTGATCTTGTTAATAATAATGTTCCAAATTTTATACTTGGTATGTTTCAAGGTGCAAAAATGGTAGCAACTTTTGCCATAGCTGTGCAAGTTAAAAATATGTTTTTTATGTTGTCAACATCTCTGTCTAATGTGTTTGTACCTCGAGTTAATAAGTTGGTTAATTTAGAAAAGGGTACCGACGTTCTTACTGATTTGATGATAAAAGTAGGACGAATACAAATGGCATTACTTTTTTTTGTTTTAGGTGGATTTATAGTTGTCGGAAAATTTTTTGTTCAGCTGTGGGCTGGAAGCGAGAATATTGAGGCGTATTATTTGGTAATTATAATGGTTTTACCTTCAATAATCCCCTTATGTCAAAACGTTGGTATAGAAATTCAACGAGCCATGAACAAACATATATTTCGGTCAATTGTTTATGTGATTTTTGCTGTTGTAAATATAGTAATAACAATTGTTGGATCTATTTATTTTGGACTAATTGGCGCTTCTATGGGTTACGTTGTAACTATTCTTTGTGCAAATGGTATATCGATGAATTGGTATTACTCAAAAAAAATGGGATTGGAGATTAAAAGGTATTGGGGTGAAACTAGTAAAATGTTAGTTCCATTTGCTATATCAACAATTCCATTAATTCTTATTCAAAATAATGTGTCTGTAAATTCTATTTCTCGTTTTATTGTGTTTGGCTTGATTTATTCATGTATATATATTGCTATTTACCTTAAATTCATAATGAACGGTGCTGAAAAGCGGATACTAATGGGTTTCGTTAAAAGATAA
- a CDS encoding Coenzyme F420 hydrogenase/dehydrogenase, beta subunit C-terminal domain, whose product MSDFKDIYNKVVRNKYDFGTGSWAVVNKNIEMRLDKYGEYHPYQKNNDYQYSENEANNLKESCLSTSDLNESDISKRLYSQVPKIKYNKDLGYYSGLYVGHVVEGDYRKNGSSGGFGTWILSQLLKNDEIDFAINVTGSKDNEKLFEYSISDNLKGIKNGAKTKYYPVEFSKVINVLKENPGRYAIVGLPSFIMELRLLATIDPVIKERLKYTIGLVCGHQKSTKFAEFLAWQCGIKPGNLEKINFRKKQDNYPADRYAIEITGKVDGKEQTIIREMKDLLGNDWGQGFFKVRASDFTDDVMNETADVTLGDAWLPEYTKDNKGNNIVIVRNPVIQKIINNGIRNDKLTVDSVDENTIYRSQASHFKHTKYEMAYRLFKKQKNNEWIPKKRIEPSSNIPWIRKKVQDQREKICLEVPEYYQEALSKDDIDYFINKVKPLSKKYKNIYLLKRIISKIKRTLYPSK is encoded by the coding sequence TTGAGTGATTTTAAAGATATTTATAATAAAGTAGTGAGAAATAAGTATGACTTTGGTACTGGATCTTGGGCTGTTGTAAATAAAAATATTGAAATGAGACTGGATAAGTATGGAGAATATCATCCTTATCAAAAAAATAATGATTATCAATATTCTGAAAATGAGGCAAATAATCTTAAAGAATCTTGTTTATCTACAAGTGATTTAAATGAATCTGATATTTCTAAAAGACTATATTCTCAAGTACCAAAAATCAAATATAATAAGGACCTTGGTTACTATTCAGGTTTATATGTAGGACATGTCGTTGAGGGCGATTATAGAAAAAATGGTAGTTCTGGTGGTTTCGGAACGTGGATTTTATCTCAGTTATTGAAAAATGATGAGATAGACTTTGCTATAAATGTTACTGGGTCAAAGGATAATGAAAAGTTATTTGAGTATAGTATTTCTGATAATTTAAAGGGAATCAAGAATGGGGCAAAGACTAAATACTACCCAGTTGAATTTTCAAAAGTTATAAATGTATTGAAGGAAAACCCTGGTAGATATGCAATAGTTGGGTTACCTAGTTTTATTATGGAATTGAGATTGCTTGCTACTATTGATCCTGTTATAAAGGAAAGATTGAAATATACAATAGGTCTGGTTTGTGGTCATCAAAAATCAACTAAATTTGCGGAATTTTTAGCATGGCAATGTGGAATTAAGCCAGGGAATCTGGAGAAAATTAATTTTAGAAAAAAACAAGATAATTATCCTGCTGATAGATATGCTATTGAAATAACTGGAAAAGTCGACGGTAAAGAACAAACAATTATTCGAGAAATGAAAGATTTATTAGGTAACGACTGGGGACAAGGTTTCTTTAAGGTCAGAGCTTCTGATTTTACTGACGATGTTATGAATGAAACAGCAGACGTCACACTGGGTGATGCTTGGCTTCCAGAATATACCAAGGATAATAAGGGGAACAATATTGTTATTGTAAGGAATCCGGTTATTCAAAAAATTATTAATAATGGAATAAGGAATGATAAATTAACTGTGGATTCTGTAGATGAAAATACTATTTATAGATCTCAGGCTTCTCATTTTAAACATACGAAATATGAGATGGCATATAGACTATTTAAAAAGCAAAAAAATAATGAATGGATTCCTAAAAAGAGAATTGAGCCCAGCTCCAATATTCCTTGGATAAGAAAAAAGGTACAAGATCAAAGAGAAAAAATTTGTCTGGAAGTTCCTGAATACTATCAAGAAGCATTATCAAAAGATGATATAGATTATTTCATTAATAAAGTTAAGCCATTATCTAAAAAGTATAAAAATATATATTTGCTTAAGAGAATAATTTCAAAAATCAAAAGAACTTTATATCCAAGTAAATAG
- a CDS encoding LCP family protein — protein MHNNRRKKHTLRNLGMWFVLLFILGGAAFGMTRYRSVKSAANSSFAPSGIIKQRDVNSELKNKKPISILLVGIDTNSSVKNYQGNTNSMMVLTLNPDTQKTTITSIPRDIAVKKINGSNSDKAATISSAYSVNGTRTAITTVEKLLNIPVDFYALINMGGMGKAINEVGGVDVTPETSFSFGGYTFTKGVKTHMNGNKAMAYVRSRANDDTTRQGRQRQVLTSLVSQSKSIATLFNQDLIDSVTDQIQTDLTFDQMTTLAKNYSSVGKTTTDDSLKGTAAEVDGQSMETVKNSELQRVTDSIRDNLGLEKATTGNIEYVVTSNANY, from the coding sequence ATGCATAACAATAGAAGAAAAAAGCATACTTTGAGAAATCTTGGTATGTGGTTCGTCTTGCTATTTATCTTAGGTGGGGCTGCATTTGGTATGACTCGTTATCGTAGTGTAAAGAGTGCTGCTAATAGTTCATTCGCACCTTCAGGTATTATCAAGCAACGTGATGTTAATTCAGAACTAAAGAACAAGAAACCTATTTCAATCTTATTGGTGGGTATCGATACTAATAGTTCAGTTAAGAATTACCAAGGTAATACAAACAGTATGATGGTTCTAACTTTGAACCCTGACACTCAAAAGACAACTATCACAAGTATTCCACGTGATATTGCTGTTAAGAAAATCAACGGTTCAAACAGTGACAAAGCTGCAACAATCAGTTCAGCGTACTCAGTTAATGGTACAAGAACAGCTATTACAACAGTTGAAAAGCTATTGAACATTCCTGTTGACTTCTACGCACTCATAAACATGGGTGGTATGGGCAAAGCTATTAACGAAGTTGGAGGTGTTGACGTAACACCAGAAACTAGTTTCTCATTCGGTGGCTACACATTCACTAAGGGTGTAAAGACACATATGAATGGAAACAAAGCTATGGCTTACGTTCGTTCACGTGCCAATGACGACACAACTCGTCAAGGTCGTCAAAGACAAGTTCTTACTAGTTTAGTTAGCCAAAGTAAGTCAATTGCAACATTGTTCAACCAAGATTTGATTGACTCTGTTACTGATCAAATTCAAACTGATTTGACATTTGACCAAATGACAACATTAGCTAAGAACTACAGTTCCGTTGGTAAGACAACAACAGATGATTCTCTAAAGGGAACAGCTGCTGAAGTTGATGGCCAAAGCATGGAAACTGTTAAGAACTCAGAATTGCAACGTGTTACAGACTCAATTCGTGACAACCTAGGCTTGGAAAAAGCTACAACAGGTAACATCGAATACGTCGTTACATCAAATGCAAACTATTAA
- a CDS encoding Y-family DNA polymerase, which produces MDYRKEPHGVYFLIDNKSFYASVEATLRGLNPLKELLVVMSEADNAGSGLILATSPMAKKVFHLKANVSRQRDLPQDPRLIVVPPRMNLYIKRNLQINNIFREFAAEKDVWPYSIDESIIDMTHSWKLFGDSPKQVARLIQIKVRKELGLYTTVGIGDNPLQAKIALDIYAKHNPELIAEIHYQTVPEKIWTINELTDVWSIAKRTKKRLNRLGIHNMYELAHVNPFYLKQELGLIGEQLFAISWGIDRTNLSDELKPKNHSIGNSQVLPRDYFNQAEIETVIKEMGQQVASRLRHHHKQAGCISLTVTYSYSGDDSERGGFSVARNIDVTDKDWEINQTLIYMFENYWQGQPVRNLAVYSSKLVTKVAQQLDFFTPIKTQCDNEDKLAVIDQIRARYGFKSIVYANSLLKGGTAINRSSLVGGHNGGNAYE; this is translated from the coding sequence ATGGATTATCGCAAGGAACCCCATGGAGTTTACTTTCTGATTGATAACAAATCTTTTTACGCTAGTGTTGAGGCGACTTTACGTGGTTTGAATCCGCTCAAGGAGTTGTTGGTGGTGATGAGTGAGGCTGATAATGCAGGTAGTGGCTTGATTCTGGCGACTTCTCCGATGGCAAAGAAAGTTTTTCATCTCAAAGCTAACGTTTCTCGTCAACGTGATTTGCCCCAGGATCCACGTTTAATTGTTGTTCCACCTCGAATGAATCTCTACATCAAACGCAATCTTCAAATTAACAATATTTTTCGTGAATTTGCGGCAGAAAAGGATGTTTGGCCTTATTCGATTGATGAGTCGATCATTGATATGACGCATTCTTGGAAGTTATTCGGCGACTCTCCTAAACAGGTGGCTCGTTTGATTCAAATCAAGGTTAGAAAGGAACTGGGATTGTACACTACAGTTGGAATCGGTGATAATCCTTTGCAAGCCAAAATTGCTCTGGATATTTACGCTAAGCACAATCCTGAGTTAATCGCTGAAATCCATTATCAAACCGTTCCGGAGAAAATCTGGACGATCAATGAGTTAACTGATGTCTGGAGTATCGCTAAACGGACCAAAAAACGCCTTAATCGCCTGGGAATTCACAACATGTATGAATTAGCCCACGTCAATCCTTTTTACTTAAAACAGGAATTAGGCCTGATTGGCGAGCAGTTGTTTGCGATTAGTTGGGGGATTGATCGAACAAATTTGTCTGATGAGCTCAAACCTAAGAATCACAGTATCGGCAATTCACAAGTTTTGCCTAGAGATTATTTTAACCAAGCTGAGATAGAGACAGTTATCAAAGAAATGGGCCAACAAGTTGCTTCTCGATTGCGCCATCATCACAAACAAGCTGGATGTATTTCTCTGACCGTGACTTATTCATATTCTGGGGATGACAGTGAACGTGGCGGTTTCAGTGTGGCTCGAAATATTGATGTGACTGACAAGGATTGGGAAATCAACCAGACTCTGATTTATATGTTCGAGAATTATTGGCAAGGACAACCAGTCAGGAACTTGGCAGTTTATTCGTCCAAATTAGTCACCAAAGTAGCGCAACAATTAGACTTCTTTACACCGATAAAAACTCAATGTGACAATGAAGATAAGTTAGCCGTCATCGACCAAATCAGAGCTCGTTACGGTTTCAAGTCCATCGTTTACGCCAACAGTTTATTAAAAGGTGGTACGGCCATCAATCGCTCCAGTCTAGTCGGCGGACACAATGGCGGTAATGCATATGAATGA
- a CDS encoding acetyl-CoA carboxylase, with the protein MAVMHMNDDLRLILERIRQYFTRRYQTRYWLQVVNDQYDKTYNFFINIQPKGQRVRSIPLHTIEQYDLSYLEKIINEIQKNIHLSFMYDGFTGQKWPTTQELIQKRKHYDE; encoded by the coding sequence ATGGCGGTAATGCATATGAATGATGATTTAAGACTCATCCTAGAACGAATCAGGCAATATTTCACTCGGCGCTACCAAACAAGGTATTGGCTACAAGTGGTCAATGATCAATATGACAAAACGTATAATTTCTTCATCAACATTCAACCAAAGGGCCAAAGAGTCCGTTCTATTCCACTTCATACGATAGAACAATACGATTTATCATATTTAGAAAAAATTATTAATGAAATTCAAAAAAATATCCATTTATCCTTTATGTATGATGGTTTCACCGGTCAGAAATGGCCCACAACACAAGAATTAATTCAGAAAAGGAAACATTACGATGAATAG
- a CDS encoding ArsR/SmtB family transcription factor, with translation MPEQNFEVEHQNALHNLKQNIPNDDDLEAMVNVFKAFGDMTRVKIILALAETPLSVGEIADTLDMSQSSISHQLSILKQLNLVSNARRGRNIHYRLSDQHIITIFKQTKEHIIEDENDF, from the coding sequence ATGCCAGAACAAAATTTTGAAGTAGAGCACCAAAATGCGCTCCATAATTTAAAACAAAATATCCCTAACGACGACGATCTCGAAGCGATGGTCAACGTCTTCAAAGCCTTCGGTGACATGACGAGAGTAAAAATAATTCTTGCCTTGGCTGAAACACCATTAAGCGTTGGCGAGATTGCGGATACCCTTGATATGAGCCAATCTTCCATCTCACATCAATTGAGTATTTTAAAACAGCTCAATCTTGTTTCTAACGCGAGACGTGGACGTAACATCCATTATCGTTTGAGTGATCAGCATATTATTACTATTTTTAAGCAGACTAAAGAGCATATTATTGAGGATGAAAATGACTTTTAA
- a CDS encoding heavy metal translocating P-type ATPase, with protein sequence MKSYDVQTDYKAKNKVKRIKNEFSKETKFTIIRLLISFILLLLGSSSLVTNPINVILLVAAYLVIGSRIVYKAIRNIFHGEIFDENFLMSIATIGAIILGEYPEAIAVMLFYELGNVFEDIAVNRSKKSISALLEVKPNFAMLKIDNKMKKVDPNTVQIGQIIVVRPGEKIPLDGTVVLGSSSVDTSALTGESMPQNIQVGDTALSGSINQNGTLQIKVTKVYSDSTVAKILDLVQNASSKKAGAEKFITKFAKIYTPIVVALAVMLAVIPPLVMQGAWNIWIYRSLIFLVISCPCALVISVPLSFFGGIGATSKQGILVKGSNYLEALNKVDTVAFDKTGTLTRGKFAVVKVAPVAGITKDQLLQMAASVEKNSTHPIASSIQSAYTGKILPIENATESAGHGLTAEVDDQRVIVGNAKSMRESGVNFVESTAVGTIVYVAVGKKFWGHIVIADELKTDAQKAIHLLHNRGIKQTVMLTGDNEKVGHSIAKKLKMSGVYTNLLPENKVSIVNKLLKKSHQTNHKVAFVGDGINDTPVLATADIGFAMGGLGSDAAVEAADIVIMGDEPSKVAKAMKIAKRTRQIVIQNISFALIIKVLFLLMGALGMVDMWQAVFADVGVTLIAVLNAIRLQLINFDK encoded by the coding sequence ATGAAATCATACGATGTCCAAACTGATTACAAAGCAAAAAATAAAGTCAAACGAATAAAAAATGAGTTTAGCAAAGAAACTAAGTTTACCATTATTCGTTTGTTAATATCTTTTATCTTACTACTATTAGGCTCAAGTTCGCTGGTAACGAATCCAATTAATGTTATTTTGTTGGTCGCCGCGTACTTAGTCATCGGTAGTCGGATTGTTTATAAAGCCATTCGTAATATTTTCCACGGTGAAATTTTTGACGAGAACTTCCTGATGAGTATCGCCACGATCGGTGCCATCATTTTGGGAGAGTATCCCGAAGCGATTGCCGTCATGTTGTTTTACGAATTAGGAAATGTTTTCGAAGATATTGCTGTCAACCGTTCCAAGAAGTCAATTTCTGCACTATTAGAAGTTAAACCTAATTTTGCAATGTTAAAAATCGACAACAAAATGAAAAAAGTCGACCCTAATACGGTTCAAATCGGACAAATTATCGTCGTTCGTCCTGGAGAAAAAATCCCTTTGGATGGAACAGTAGTTTTGGGTAGCTCATCAGTTGATACGTCAGCTTTGACCGGGGAATCGATGCCCCAAAATATTCAAGTTGGCGACACGGCCTTGAGTGGATCAATCAATCAAAATGGAACGCTACAAATCAAAGTTACCAAGGTTTATAGTGATTCGACCGTTGCTAAGATTTTGGATCTAGTACAAAATGCCAGCAGCAAAAAGGCCGGTGCCGAGAAGTTCATTACTAAATTTGCCAAGATCTACACACCAATCGTCGTAGCTTTGGCCGTCATGTTGGCTGTGATCCCACCACTAGTTATGCAGGGAGCTTGGAACATTTGGATTTACCGTTCGTTGATTTTCCTAGTAATTTCTTGTCCATGTGCCTTGGTCATCTCGGTGCCATTGAGTTTCTTCGGAGGAATCGGTGCCACATCTAAGCAGGGAATCTTGGTCAAAGGTAGCAATTACCTAGAAGCCTTGAACAAAGTCGATACCGTTGCTTTTGACAAAACTGGAACTTTAACTCGTGGAAAATTCGCCGTGGTCAAAGTCGCTCCAGTTGCCGGTATCACCAAAGACCAATTGTTACAAATGGCCGCAAGTGTCGAAAAGAATTCAACTCATCCGATTGCTAGTTCGATTCAAAGCGCTTATACAGGTAAAATTTTACCAATTGAAAACGCCACTGAATCTGCTGGTCACGGTTTGACTGCCGAAGTGGATGATCAAAGAGTCATCGTTGGTAATGCCAAATCAATGCGTGAATCTGGGGTCAATTTCGTCGAATCAACTGCTGTCGGAACAATCGTCTATGTGGCAGTCGGCAAGAAATTCTGGGGTCACATCGTGATTGCGGACGAACTCAAGACTGATGCTCAAAAAGCCATTCACTTGTTGCACAATCGTGGAATCAAGCAAACGGTCATGTTGACAGGGGATAATGAAAAAGTCGGCCACTCGATTGCTAAAAAGCTCAAAATGAGTGGAGTTTACACTAATTTATTACCAGAAAACAAAGTTTCAATCGTTAATAAGTTGTTGAAGAAGTCTCACCAGACAAATCATAAAGTAGCTTTCGTTGGTGACGGAATCAATGATACGCCAGTCCTAGCAACAGCTGACATCGGTTTTGCCATGGGTGGATTAGGATCAGATGCGGCCGTTGAAGCTGCGGATATCGTCATCATGGGCGATGAACCATCCAAAGTAGCCAAAGCAATGAAAATTGCCAAACGCACCCGTCAAATCGTCATCCAAAATATTTCCTTTGCGTTAATAATTAAAGTTCTCTTCTTATTAATGGGAGCTTTGGGAATGGTTGATATGTGGCAAGCAGTTTTCGCCGACGTTGGTGTTACTCTGATTGCGGTATTAAACGCCATTCGTTTACAATTAATAAATTTCGATAAGTAA
- a CDS encoding NCS2 family permease, giving the protein MESDPNLSFMEKLFHLKEANTTVRREVLAGLTTFVSMAYILFVNPQVLGAAGMDKGAVFTATALSAILGSVLMALLANYPIAIAPGLGDNAFFTYSVVLAMGIPWQTAMAGVFMSSILFLLISVLKLRELVIDSIPHDLKLAMASGIGLFIAFVGLQGGGLVTASKSTLVEMGSLTVPTTWLTIFGLVATGLLMAKKVPGSIFIGMVLTTIIGLITKLIPLPKQIISTIPSMKPTFGVGVAHMPDLANPQLWAVVLVFLLVAFFDTAGTLIGLAEQAGFMKDNKMPRIGKALMADSISMLGGAVMGTTPTAAFVESSAGIAVGGRTGLTALVVSAMFAISMFFSPLLSIVTTNVTAPVLIIVGILMAQSMKQIDWTKFEIAMPAFLTIVGMPLTYNISYGFAFGILFYPLTMWAAGRRKEVTPIMYILFFVFILLLYIINILPGK; this is encoded by the coding sequence ATGGAATCAGATCCAAATCTCAGTTTCATGGAAAAACTATTTCATCTCAAGGAAGCTAATACAACTGTTCGTCGTGAAGTGTTAGCTGGTTTAACAACGTTCGTTTCAATGGCTTATATTTTATTCGTCAATCCGCAAGTTTTAGGGGCTGCCGGAATGGATAAAGGTGCCGTCTTCACTGCTACTGCTCTTTCTGCAATTTTAGGTTCCGTCTTGATGGCTCTACTCGCTAACTATCCAATCGCCATCGCCCCAGGTTTGGGTGACAATGCCTTCTTTACTTATTCAGTAGTTCTCGCTATGGGTATTCCTTGGCAAACAGCAATGGCCGGAGTATTCATGTCCAGTATTTTATTCTTATTGATCTCTGTATTAAAATTACGTGAATTAGTCATCGATTCTATTCCACATGACTTAAAATTAGCTATGGCTTCTGGTATCGGTTTGTTCATCGCCTTTGTCGGTTTACAAGGTGGTGGCTTAGTCACAGCAAGTAAATCTACTTTGGTAGAAATGGGTTCTTTGACTGTTCCTACAACTTGGCTAACAATCTTCGGACTAGTCGCAACTGGTTTGTTGATGGCCAAAAAAGTTCCCGGTTCAATCTTCATCGGTATGGTTTTGACAACTATCATTGGCTTAATTACGAAATTAATTCCACTTCCAAAACAAATCATCTCAACTATTCCTAGTATGAAACCAACCTTTGGTGTCGGGGTTGCTCACATGCCTGATCTCGCTAACCCACAACTTTGGGCGGTCGTCTTAGTCTTCTTATTGGTAGCATTCTTCGATACAGCCGGTACTTTGATCGGTTTGGCTGAACAAGCTGGCTTCATGAAAGATAACAAAATGCCTCGTATTGGTAAGGCTTTGATGGCTGATTCCATTTCAATGCTTGGTGGTGCTGTCATGGGTACTACTCCAACCGCTGCCTTCGTTGAATCTTCTGCTGGTATCGCCGTTGGTGGTCGTACTGGTCTAACAGCTCTAGTCGTCAGTGCAATGTTTGCTATTTCAATGTTCTTCTCACCACTCTTGTCCATCGTAACTACTAACGTTACCGCTCCAGTTTTGATCATCGTTGGTATTTTGATGGCTCAATCAATGAAACAAATCGACTGGACTAAATTTGAAATCGCCATGCCAGCCTTTCTAACGATCGTTGGTATGCCTTTGACTTATAACATCTCTTACGGTTTCGCCTTTGGTATCTTGTTCTACCCTCTAACAATGTGGGCCGCTGGTCGCCGTAAGGAAGTTACTCCTATTATGTATATCTTGTTCTTTGTCTTTATCTTATTGCTTTATATTATTAATATTTTGCCTGGTAAATAA